The following proteins come from a genomic window of Nicotiana tomentosiformis chromosome 12, ASM39032v3, whole genome shotgun sequence:
- the LOC104086959 gene encoding protein SRC2 homolog: MEWRPFDITVLSADGIKNVNLFYPMDVYVEVSIFGYAKNKKKSFVDKKGGTCPRWNYPMKFTLDEPSLTKPDLSLFFRLRSNRFFGDKDIGIVTIPIQELFTDSTSNDEGSAERIVEYQVFTAGTRKPKGTVKFAYKFGKKFAHNQHINGYPALPAGTQHVNHQLVTGYPQTHMPPVWCGTSSTGMTYHQHHPGGYSSPGYGEYGGYPTAMPPPGYPPTGYDQYPPPPGYGYNPPMQQQVQQPNNNKGNKFGAMGVGLGLGAGLVGGALVGHAISDAMDDD, translated from the coding sequence ATGGAATGGCGTCCATTTGATATCACGGTGCTCTCTGCCGATGGCATTAAAAATGTCAATCTTTTTTATCCTATGGATGTCTATGTAGAAGTGTCCATCTTTGGCTACGCCAAAAACAAGAAAAAGTCATTTGTAGACAAAAAGGGTGGCACTTGTCCCAGGTGGAATTACCCCATGAAATTTACCTTGGATGAGCCTTCCCTTACTAAGCCTGATCTTTCCCTTTTCTTTCGCCTTAGATCTAATCGTTTTTTTGGTGATAAGGATATCGGCATTGTCACTATTCCAATCCAAGAACTCTTTACAGATTCCACCTCAAACGACGAAGGCAGTGCTGAGAGGATTGTTGAATATCAGGTCTTCACTGCTGGGACTAGGAAACCTAAAGGTACCGTAAAGTTTGCGTACAAGTTTGGAAAAAAATTTGCTCACAACCAACATATCAATGGTTATCCTGCATTACCAGCTGGGACTCAACATGTCAACCACCAACTTGTCACTGGCTATCCACAAACTCATATGCCACCCGTTTGGTGTGGTACGTCATCAACTGGAATGACATACCACCAACATCATCCAGGAGGATATTCTTCTCCTGGATATGGTGAATATGGTGGATATCCGACCGCAATGCCGCCTCCTGGGTATCCACCTACTGGATATGATCAATATCCACCCCCACCAGGGTATGGATATAATCCTCCAATGCAGCAGCAAGTCCAACaaccaaataataataagggtaaCAAGTTTGGAGCGATGGGAGTAGGATTGGGTTTGGGTGCAGGGCTGGTGGGTGGTGCGCTGGTCGGACATGCGATTTCAGATGCAATGGACGATGATTAA